A genomic segment from Mustela lutreola isolate mMusLut2 chromosome 15, mMusLut2.pri, whole genome shotgun sequence encodes:
- the CHD3 gene encoding chromodomain-helicase-DNA-binding protein 3 isoform X8, whose translation MASPLRDEEEEEEEMVVSEEEEEEEEEGDEEEEEVEAADEDYEEDDDEGALGRGPGHDRGRDRHSPPGCHLFPPPPPPPPLPPPPPPPPPPDKDDIRLLPSALGVKKRKRGPKKQKENKPGKPRKRKKLDSEEEFGSERDEYREKSESGGSEYGMGPGRKRRRKHREKKEKKTKRRKKGEGDGGQKQVEQKSSATLLLTWGLEDVEHVFSEEDYHTLTNYKAFSQFMRPLIAKKNPKIPMSKMMTILGAKWREFSANNPFKGSAAAVAAAAAAAAAAVAEQVSAAVSSAAPIAPSGPPTLPPPPSADTQPPPIRRAKTKEGKGPGHKRRSKSPRVPDGRKKLRGKKMAPLKIKLGLLGGKRKKGGSYVLQSDEGPEPEAEESDLDSGSVHSASGRPDGPVRTKKLKRGRPGRKKRKVLGCPAVAGEDEVDGYETDHQDYCEVCQQGGEIILCDTCPRAYHLVCLDPELDRAPEGKWSCPHCEKEGVQWEAKEEEEEYEEEGEEEGEKEEEDDHMEYCRVCKDGGELLCCDACISSYHIHCLNPPLPDIPNGEWLCPRCTCPVLKGRVQKILHWRWGEPPVSVPAPQQADGNPDAPPPRPLQGRSEREFFVKWVGLSYWHCSWAKELQLEIFHLVMYRNYQRKNDMDEPPPLDYGSGEDDGKSDKRKVKDPHYAEMEEKYYRFGIKPEWMTVHRIINHSVDKKGNYHYLVKWRDLPYDQSTWEEDEMNIPEYEDHKQSYWRHRELIMGEDPAQPRKYKKKKKELQGDGPPSSPTNDPTVKYESQPRFITATGGTLHMYQLEGLNWLRFSWAQGTDTILADEMGLGKTIQTIVFLYSLYKEGHTKGPFLVSAPLSTIINWEREFQMWAPKFYVVTYTGDKDSRAIIRENEFSFEDNAIKGGKKAFKMKREAQVKFHVLLTSYELITIDQAALGSIRWACLVVDEAHRLKNNQSKFFRVLNGYKIDHKLLLTGTPLQNNLEELFHLLNFLTPERFNNLEGFLEEFADISKEDQIKKLHDLLGPHMLRRLKADVFKNMPAKTELIVRVELSPMQKKYYKYILTRNFEALNSRGGGNQVSLLNIMMDLKKCCNHPYLFPVAAMESPKLPSGAYEGGALIKASGKLMLLQKMLRKLKEQGHRVLIFSQMTKMLDLLEDFLDYEGYKYERIDGGITGALRQEAIDRFNAPGAQQFCFLLSTRAGGLGINLATADTVIIFDSDWNPHNDIQAFSRAHRIGQANKVMIYRFVTRASVEERITQVAKRKMMLTHLVVRPGLGSKAGSMSKQELDDILKFGTEELFKDENEGENKEEDSSVIHYDNEAIARLLDRNQDATEDTDVQNMNEYLSSFKVAQYVVREEDKIEEIEREIIKQEENVDPDYWEKLLRHHYEQQQEDLARNLGKGKRVRKQVNYNDAAQEDQDNQSEYSVGSEEEDEDFDERPEGRRQSKRQLRNEKDKPLPPLLARVGGNIEVLGFNTRQRKAFLNAVMRWGMPPQDAFTTQWLVRDLRGKTEKEFKAYVSLFMRHLCEPGADGSETFADGVPREGLSRQQVLTRIGVMSLVKKKVQEFEHINGRWSMPELMPDPSADSKRSSRASSPTKTSPTTPEASATNSPCTSKPATPAPSEKGDGVRTPLEKDEAENQEEKPEKNSKIGEKMETEADVPSPAPSLGERLESRKIPLEEEVPGVPGEMEPEPGYRGDREKSAEDVKGERELRPGPPRDEPRPNSRREEKVEKPRFMFNIADGGFTELHTLWQNEERAAICSGKLNEIWHRRHDYWLLAGIVLHGYARWQDIQNDAQFAIINEPFKTEANKGNFLEMKNKFLARRFKLLEQALVIEEQLRRAAYLNLSQEPAHPAMALHARFAEAECLAESHQHLSKESLAGNKPANAVLHKGKGRGGPARGRAHSAASEPAGGVAERHEGGRDPPAGHAVPNPPHRSPPADVRAQHPQPAGQQGHGASPHTGLSPGALRYASGVRGGLQRRPRRGPGRRRRQLQPDACRLLHHSRHQRPSSAGEEGEGNGGGAGVRRAGSEGAPSRGGDLYRRLTGSQASASPRPRARGRPPAQALGPAANPPPSPPLGPPLG comes from the exons ATGGCTTCCCCTCTGagggacgaggaggaggaggaggaggagatggtggtgtcggaggaggaagaagaggaggaagaagagggcgacgaggaggaggaggaggtggaagcGGCCGACGAGGACTACGAGGAGGACGACGACGAGGGAGCGCTCGGGCGCGGGCCGGGCCACGACCGGGGCCGCGACCGCCACAGCCCCCCCGGCTGCCACCTcttcccgccgccgccgccgccgccgccgctgcccccgccgccgccgccgcccccgccgccag ATAAGGATGACATccggctgctgccttcagctttgggTGTAAAGAAGAGAAAACGAGGACccaagaagcagaaggagaacaAACCAGGAAAACCCCGGAAACGCAAGAAGCTT GACAGTGAGGAGGAATTTGGCTCCGAGCGCGATGAGTACCGGGAGAAGTCAGAGAGCGGGGGCAGCGAATATGGAATGGGACCAGGTCGGAAACGGAGGCggaagcacagagaaaaaaaggaaaagaagaccaAGCGGCggaaaaagggggagggagatggaggacAAAAG CAGGTAGAACAGAAGTCGTCCGCTACTCTGCTTCTGACCTGGGGCCTGGAGGACGTGGAGCATGTGTTCTCTGAGGAGGACTACCACACGCTCACCAACTACAAAGCCTTCAGCCAGTTCATGAG GCCCCTGATCGCGAAGAAGAATCCTAAGATCCCAATGTCTAAGATGATGACCATCCTCGGGGCCAAGTGGAGAGAGTTCAGTGCCAACAATCCCTTCAAGGGGTCGGCAGctgcggtggcggcggcggcggcggcagcagccgCAGCTGTGGCCGAGCAGGTGTCAGCTGCCGTGTCATCGGCCGCCCCCATAGCACCTTCCggaccccccaccctcccaccacctccTTCTGCCGATACCCAGCCCCCACCCATCCGAAGAGCCAAAACCAAAGAGGGCAAAG GTCCAGGCCATAAAAGGCGGAGTAAGAGTCCCCGAGTGCCTGACGGACGCAAGAAGCTTCGGGGAAAGAAGATGGCGCCCCTGAAAATCAAGCTTGGGCTGCTGGGTggcaagaggaagaagggaggctcG TATGTCTTGCAGAGTGATGAGGGCCCCGAGCCGGAGGCCGAGGAGTCAGACCTGGACAGCGGCAGCGTCCACAGCGCCTCGGGCCGGCCGGACGGGCCTGTCCGCACCAAGAAGCTCAAGAGAGGCCGGCCAGGGAGGAAGAAGCGGAAGG TCCTGGGCTGTCCCGCAGTGGCCGGGGAGGACGAGGTTGACGGCTACGAGACGGATCACCAGGATTACTGCGAGGTGTGCCAACAGGGTGGGGAAATTATTCTGTGCGACACCTGCCCTCGTGCCTACCACCTCGTCTGCCTTGATCCGGAGCTGGACCGGGCTCCCGAGGGCAAATGGAGCTGCCCCCACTGC GAGAAGGAGGGTGTGCAGTGGGAggccaaggaggaggaggaggagtacgaggaggagggagaggaagaaggggagaaggaggaggaggacgaccACATGGAGTACTGCCGCGTGTGTAAGGACGGGGGCGAGCTCCTGTGCTGCGATGCGTGTATCTCCTCCTACCACATTCACTGTCTGAACCCGCCCCTGCCTGACATCCCCAACGGGGAATGGCTGTGTCCCCGATGCACG TGCCCTGTGCTGAAAGGCCGTGTGCAGAAGATCCTGCACTGGCGGTGGGGGGAGCCGCCCGTGTCGGTGCCGGCACCCCAGCAGGCCGACGGGAACCCCGATGCCCCGCCACCCCGTCCTCTTCAAGGCCGATCGGAGCGAGAGTTCTTTGTCAAGTGGGTAGGACTGTCCTACTGGCACTGCTCCTGGGCCAAGGAGCTTCAG CTGGAGATCTTCCACTTGGTGATGTACCGGAACTACCAGAGGAAAAATGACATGGATGAGCCCCCGCCCCTGGACTATGGCTCCGGTGAGGACGACGGCAAGAGTGACAAACGCAAGGTCAAGGACCCGCACTACGCGGAGATGGAGGAGAAGTACTATCGCTTTGGCATCAAGCCAGAATGGATGACCGTCCACCGCATCATCAACCACAG TGTGGATAAAAAGGGGAATTACCACTATCTCGTGAAATGGCGGGACTTGCCCTATGACCAGTCCACGTGGGAGGAGGATGAAATGAACATCCCCGAGTACGAAGACCACAAACAGAGCTACTGGAGACACCG AGAACTGATCATGGGGGAGGACCCCGCCCAGCCCCGCAAgtataagaagaagaagaaggagctgCAGGGCGACGGGCCACCCAGTTCTCCTACTAACGAT CCTACGGTGAAATACGAGAGCCAGCCGCGGTTCATCACAGCCACGGGCGGCACACTGCACATGTACCAGCTGGAGGGCTTGAACTGGCTGCGCTTCTCCTGGGCCCAGGGGACCGACACCATCCTGGCTGACGAGATGGGGCTGGGCAAGACCATCCAGACTATCGTCTTCCTCTACTCGCTCTATAAGGAG GGCCACACAAAGGGTCCCTTCCTGGTGAGCGCCCCCCTCTCGACCATCATTAACTGGGAGCGGGAGTTCCAGATGTGGGCACCCAAGTTCTACGTGGTGACGTACACGGGTGACAAGGACAGCCGGGCCATCATCCGTGAGAACGAGTTTTCCTTCGAAGACAACGCCATCAAAGGTGGCAAGAAAGCTTTTAAGATGAAG AGGGAGGCCCAGGTCAAGTTCCACGTTCTGCTGACCTCGTACGAACTGATCACCATCGACCAGGCCGCCCTCGGCTCCATCCGCTGGGCCTGCCTCGTCGTAGACGAAGCCCATCGGCTCAAGAATAACCAGTCCAAG tttttcagGGTCCTCAATGGCTACAAGATAGATCATAAGTTGCTGCTGACCGGGACTCCGTTGCAGAATAACCTGGAGGAGCTCTTCCACCTGCTGAATTTCCTCACCCCAGAGAGGTTTAA CAACctggagggctttctggaggagTTTGCggacatctccaaagaagaccagATTAAGAAGCTGCACGATTTGCTGGGGCCGCACATGCTGCGGAGGCTCAAGGCTGATGTCTTCAAGAACATGCCAGCCAAGACAGAGCTCATCGTCCGGGTGGAGCTCAGCCCCATGCAGAA GAAATACTACAAGTACATCCTGACTCGGAACTTCGAGGCCTTGAACTCGCGAGGTGGCGGGAACCAGGTGTCGCTGCTCAACATCATGATGGATCTGAAGAAGTGTTGCAACCACCCCTACCTCTTCCCTGTGGCGGCCATG GAATCCCCCAAACTCCCCAGTGGAGCCTACGAGGGTGGGGCGCTTATTAAGGCGTCTGGCAAGCTCATGCTCTTACAGAAGATGTTACGGAAGCTGAAGGAGCAAGGACACAGAGTGCTCATCTTCTCACAG ATGACCAAGATGTTGGACCTGTTGGAGGACTTTTTAGACTACGAAGGCTACAAGTATGAGCGCATTGACGGCGGCATCACAGGCGCTCTGAGGCAGGAGGCCATCGATCGGTTCAACG CTCCCGGGGCCCAACAGTTCTGCTTCCTGCTGTCCACTCGTGCCGGGGGCCTGGGCATCAACCTGGCCACTGCAGACACGGTCATCATCTTCGATTCTGACTGGAACCCCCATAACGACATCCAG GCCTTCAGCCGCGCACACCGCATCGGCCAGGCCAACAAGGTGATGATTTACCGGTTTGTGACCCGCGCGTCCGTGGAAGAGAGGATCACCCAAGTGGCCAAGAGGAAGATGATGCTCACTCACCTGGTGGTGCGGCCCGGGCTGGGCTCCAAGGCCGGCTCCATGTCCAAGCAGGAGCTGGACGACATCCTCAAGTTCGGCACCGAGGAGTTGTTCAAGGACGAGAACGAGG GGGAGAACAAGGAGGAGGACAGCAGCGTGATTCACTACGACAACGAGGCCATCGCTCGGCTGTTGGACCGGAACCAGGATGCGACGGAGGACACGGATGTGCAGAACATGAACGAGTATCTCAGCTCCTTCAAGGTGGCCCAGTATGTGGTGCGGGAGGAAGACAAG ATTGAGGAGATCGAACGAGAGATCATCAAGCAGGAGGAGAACGTGGACCCCGACTACTGGGAGAAGCTGCTGCGGCACCACTacgagcagcagcaggaggaccTGGCCCGCAACCTGGGCAAGGGCAAGCGGGTCCGGAAGCAGGTCAACTACAACGATGCCGCCCAGGAGGACCAGG ATAACCAGTCCGAGTACTCAGTGGGATcggaggaggaggatgaagacTTCGACGAGCGTCCAGAAG GGCGTCGACAGTCAAAGAGGCAGCTCCGGAATGAGAAGGACAAGCCACTCCCTCCGCTGCTGGCGCGAGTTGGGGGCAACATTGAG GTGCTGGGATTCAACACCCGGCAGCGCAAGGCCTTCCTCAACGCTGTGATGCGCTGGGGGATGCCACCACAGGACGCCTTCACCACCCAGTGGCTGGTGCGGGACCTGAGGGGCAAGACAGAGAAGGAGTTCAA AGCCTATGTGTCTCTGTTCATGCGTCACCTCTGTGAGCCCGGGGCAGATGGCTCAGAGACCTTTGCTGATGGTGTCCCTCGGGAGGGCCTGAGTCGCCAGCAAGTGCTGACCCGGATTGGAGTCATGTCTCTCGTCAAGAAGAAG GTACAGGAATTTGAGCACATCAATGGGCGCTGGTCGATGCCCGAGCTGATGCCCGACCCCAGCGCCGACTCTAAGCGTTCCTCCAGAGCTTCCTCTCCTACCAAAACGTCTCCCACCACCCCTGAGGCCTCTGCTACCAACAGTCCTTGCACTTCGAAGCCTG CTACCCCAGCTCCTAGTGAGAAAGGAGATGGCGTGAGGACACCGCTTGAAAAGGATGAAGCAGAAAACCAGGAGGAGAAGCCTGAGAAGAACAGCAAAATCGGGGAGAAGATGGAGACAGAG GCTGATGTCCCTAGCCCAGCCCCATCACTTGGGGAGCGGCTGGAGTCCAGAAAGATCCCTCTAGAGGAGGAGGTGCCGGGAGTCCCTGGAGAAATGGAGCCCGAGCCTGGGTACCGGGGGGACAGAGAGAAGTCAG CAGAAGACGTGAAAGGGGAGCGGGAGCTGCGGCCGGGGCCTCCCCGGGATGAGCCTCGGCCCAACAGCCGGCGCGAGGAGAAGGTGGAGAAGCCCCGGTTCATGTTCAACATCGCAGACGGAGGCTTCACAG AGCTTCACACGCTGTGGCAGAACGAGGAGCGGGCGGCTATTTGCTCCGGGAAACTCAATGAGATCTGGCACCGAAGACATGACTATTGGCTTCTGGCCGGGATTGTCCT CCACGGCTATGCACGGTGGCAGGACATCCAAAATGACGCTCAGTTTGCCATCATCAATGAGCCGTTTAAAACTGAAGCCAATAAGGGGAACTTTCTGGAGATGAAAAATAAGTTCCTGGCCCGGAGATTCAAG CTCCTGGAGCAGGCGCTGGTGATCGAGGAGCAGCTTCGGCGGGCGGCCTACCTGAACCTGTCCCAGGAGCCGGCGCACCCCGCCATGGCCCTCCACGCCCGCTTCGCCGAGGCCGAATGCCTGGCCGAGAGCCACCAGCACCTCTCCAAGGAGTCGCTGGCGGGGAACAAGCCGGCCAACGCCGTCCTGCACAAGGGTAAGGGCCGCGGCGGCCCCGCGCGGGGGAGGGCCCACAGCGCTGC TTCTGAACCAGCTGGAGGAGTTGCTGAGCGACATGAAGGCGGACGTGACCCGCCTGCCGGCCACGCTGTCCCGAATCCCCCCCATCGCAGCCCGCCTGCAGATGTCCGAGCGCAGCATCCTCAGCCGGCTGGCCAGCAAGGGCACGGAGCCTCACCCCACACCG GCCTTTCCCCCGGGGCCCTACGCTACGCCTCCGGGGTACGGGGCGGCCTTCAGCGCCGCCCCCGTCGGGGCCCTGGCCGCCGCCGGCGCCAACTACAGCCAGATGCCTGCAGGCTCCTTCATCACAG CCGCCACCAACGGCCCTCCAGTGCTggtgaagaaggagaaggaaatggtGGGGGCGCTGGTGTCAGACGGGCTGGATCGGAAGGAGCCCCGAGCCGGGGAGGTGATCTGTATAGACGACTGACAGGCTCCCAGGCCAGCGCATCACCCAGGCCCCGTGCCCGAGGCCGACCCCCAGCTCAGGCTCTGGGACCTGCTGCCAATCCTCCACCTTCCCCACCCCTTGGGCCACCTCTGGGCTAG